DNA from Sphingomonas sp. R1:
CCCGGGGGCCGGGCAACCAGAGCCATGAGTCGTCGATCACCGGCTTCCCCGCGGCGGACCGGCCGGTGGCGACGATCGTCTCCTCGCGCTGGTCGAACGAGGAAGAGCGCGACCGGCTGAACGAGGCCGGCACGGTGATGAACCTGGCCGGCATCAAGCCGGGCATGACCGTCGCCGACATCGGCGCGGGCGAGGGCTATTACACGATCCGTCTCGGCCAGCGTGTCGGTGCCAAGGGGCGGGTGGTCGCCGAGGACATCGTTCCCGATTACATCAGCGCGCTGGCGACCCGCGTGGTGCGCGAGAAGCTGGACAATGTCAGCGTGCGCCTCGGCCTGCCCGCCGATCCGCGGTTGCCCGAGAACAGCTTCGATCGCGTGCTGATGGTGCACATGTACCACGAGATCGAATCGCCCTACGAGTTCCTGTGGCGGCTGCGGCCATCGCTGGCGCCGGGCGGGCAGGTCGTGGTGGTCGATGCCGATCGCCAGACCGAGAATCACGGCACGCCGCCGGCGCTGCTGAAGTGCGAGTTCGCGGCGGTAGGCTATGCGCAGGTATCGATGCGGCCGATGCCCTCGGCCGGCGGCTATATGGCGGTGTTCGAGGCGCAGGGCGGCCGCCCCGAGCCCGAAGCGATCCGCGCCTGCAAGTCCGGCGCGCATGCCAAGGCGGTGACGCCGAAGCCCAACGGCGCGCACGAGTAAGGAAAGCTATTTCCTCCCCCTGGCGGGGGAGGAAACACTCGGCTGAAAGCGCTTAGAAGAACAGCAGGGATGACTTCCCCTCCCACACCGGCTAATCCCGCGCGACCCATGACTGACGCAACCGACACCCAGCGCGACTGGCGCGACACCGTCTTCCTGCCGAAGACCGATTTCCCGATGAAGGCCGGCCTTGCTGCCAAGGAGCCCGCCATCCTCGAGCGCTGGGCGAAGATTAGCCTCTACAGCAAGCTGCGCGAGGCCCGCGCCGGCCGCGAGCGCTTCCTGCTGCACGACGGCCCGCCCTACGCCAATGGCGACATCCATATGGGCCATGCGCTCAACAAGATCCTCAAGGACATCGTCGTCCGCAGCCAGAGCCTGATGGGCAAGGACGCGCCCTATGTCCCCGGCTGGGACTGCCACGGCCTGCCGATCGAGTGGAAGGTCGAGGAAGCGTACCGCGCCAAGAAGCTCAACAAGGACGAAGTCGACCCCGTCGCCTTCCGCGCCGAATGCCGCGCCTATGCCGAGAAATGGGTGGCGGTGCAGCGCGGCCAGTTCGAGCGGCTCGGCATCCTGGGCGACTGGGACGATCCCTATCTCACCATGAAGTTCGACGCCGAGGCGCGGATCGCGGCTGAGCTGCTCAAGTTCGCCGAGAGCGGCCAGCTCTATCGCGGCGCCAAGCCGGTGATGTGGTCGCCGGTGGAGAAGACCGCGCTGGCCGAGGCCGAGGTCGAATATGAGGACATCACCTCGACGCAGATCGACGTGGCGTTCGAGATCATCGAGGCGCCGAACGCCCCCGAGCTGGTCGGTGCGCATGCGGTGATCTGGACGACCACGCCGTGGACGATCCCGGTGAACCAGGCTTTGGCCTATGGCGAGGGGATCGAGTACGTCGTCGGCCTGCTGTTCGAAGGCGAAGCAGGTTATGTGACGCCCGGGCAAGAGATTCCGTTGATCCGGGAGCGTGGTCTCTACATCGTAGCGGCTGATCTCAAAGAGAAGTTCGAGGAGCGTATAGGGCGGACTCTCCACGAGCGCGGACGGATCAAGGGCTCTGACCTCGCCGGCGCCGTCGCCCGGCACCCGATGCACGCGCTGGGCGGCTTTTTCGCCAAGCCGCGGCCGTTCCTGCCTGGCGACTTCGTCACCACCGATGCGGGTACCGGGCTCGTGCATATGGCGCCGGACCATGGCGAGGACGATTTCCTGCTGTGCAAGGCGCACGGCATCGATCCTGTCTTCGCGGTCGACGGCGCGGGCATGTACCGTGCCGACTGGCTGTGGCTCGGCGGCCAGGGATCAGTGATCAACAAGAAGTTCGTCAGCGCCGAAGGCCCGATCTGTTCGGACCTGCGCGCCGCCGGCGCGCTGCTCGCCGCCTCGGACGACTTCCAGCACAGCTATCCGCACAGCTGGCGGAGCAAGGCGAAGATCATCTTCCGCGCGACCCCGCAGTGGTTCATTCCGATGGATCGGAGCGCGAATAGCGACCTGCCGGGGGCAGGTCGCAGCGCGGAGAGCGGCGCGCAAGGCGCGCCGTCGGGCGGCAACGCCCCCACCCTCCGCGAAATCGCGCTCGATTCGATCGAACGCACCCGCTGGGTGCCGGAGCGCTCGATCAACCGCATCCGCGCGATGGTGGAGGGACGCCCGGACTGGGTGATCAGCCGCCAGCGCGCCTGGGGCGTGCCGATCGCGCTCTACGTCAACCGCGCGACCGGCGACTATCTGCGCGATCCGGCGGTCAACGCCCGCATCCTCGACGCCTTCCGCGCCGGCGGGGCCGATGCCTGGTTCCAGGCCGACCACCAGGCGCTGCTCGGCCCCGACTACCGGGCCGAGGACTATGAGGTCGTCACCGACATTCTCGACGTGTGGTTCGACAGCGGCTCGACCCACAGCTTCGTGATCGAGGCGCGCTACGGTGAGGGCGTCCGCGCCAATCTCTATCTCGAAGGCTCGGACCAGCATCGCGGCTGGTTCCAGTCGTCGCTTCTCGAATCGTCGGGTACGCGCGGCCGGGCGCCCTATGACGCGGTGCTCACCCATGGCTTCGCGCTCGACGGCCAGGGCAAGAAGATGTCCAAGTCGCTCGGCAACGTCGTCGATCCGCTGAAGATCATCGGCGAGAGCGGCGCGGACATCCTGCGCCTCTGGGTCGCACAGACCGATTATTTCGACGACGTCCGCATCGGCAAGGAAGTGCTGGCCGGCACCGGCGACGCGTACCGCAAGATCCGCAACACCTTCCGCTATCTGCTCGGCGCGCTCGACGGGTTCGGCGAGGCGGAGAAGGTGGCGGTCGCCGACATGCCCGAGCTGGAGCGCTATGTGCTCCACAAGCTGGCGGCGCTCGATGCGGAGCTGCGGTCGGCGGCGGAGGCGTTCGAGTTCAACCGCTATGCGCGCGCGCTCGGCGACTTCATGAACGAAGACCTCTCGGCCTTCTTCTTCGATATCCGCAAGGATTGCCTCTACTGCGATGCGGAAAGCGATCCCAAGCGCCGCGCCTATCGCACCGTGCTGGACGTGCTGTTCCACGCGCTGGTCCGCTACGCCGCGCCGATCCTCGCCTTCACCGCCGAGGAAGTGTGGCAGAGCCGGTACCCTAGCGAGGACGGATCGGTTCACGAGCTGGAATGGCCGGTGCTGCCGGAGGGCACCTCGGTCGAGCATGACTGGACCGCGATCCGCGCGCTGCGCCAGACCGTCACCGAAGCGATCGAGCCCTATCGCCGCGAGAAGAAGGTGCGCTCCAGCCTCGAGGCCGAGGTGACGGTGCCGACGCTGCCGATGCCGGCCGAGGAGCTCACCGAGCTGTTCATCGTGGCCAAGGTCGAATCCGGCGCCGATGTCATGGTCACGCCCACCGATCGCCACAAATGCGGCCGGTGCTGGCGCCATCTTCCCGAAGTGACGCAGGACGGGGCGCTGTGCGACCGCTGCGAAAAGGTGGTGTCGGAATGAAGTCGGTGCGGATTTTCGGTTTTGCGGCCGCGCTCGGCGTGTTCCTGCTCGACCAGCTGACCAAGTACATCGTCACCGGCCCGCTCGGGCTGGTGGTGCAGAATGATTCGATGACGCTCGCGCCGATCTTCGACCTGCGCTTCGTCAAGAATATCGGCGTGTCGCTGGGCCTGCTTTCGGCCAACAGCCCGACGACGCGCTGGCTGCTGGTGCTGATGACGGCGTGCATCGCCATTGGTGTGTGCGTGTGGATGCTGCGCGAGAAGAAGACCGGCGACGTGGTCGCGCTCGGCTTGGTGCTGGGCGGCGCGTGCGGCAACATCCTCGATCGCTCGCGCCTCGGCTATGTCGTCGATTTCGCCGACCTGCATTTCGGCGAGTGGCGCCCCTTTTTGGTCTTCAACGTGGCCGATGCCGCGATTACCATCGGCGTGGTGATCCTGCTGCTCCGTGCCCTGCTCGTTCGCGACAAGAACCCCAAGTCGCCTGCCCCTGTGGAGAAGAAATTCAATGCGTAAGTTGATCCTCGTCGCGACCGGCGTCGCCCTGGTGGCCTCGCTCTCGGGGTGCGGCAAGAAGGGGTATGATCGGGCGCGTCCGGACGAGTTCGCGGTGGCCCGCCAGGCACCGCTGGTGATCCCGCCCGATTTCTCGCTGCGTCCGCCGCAGCCGGGTGCGGCGCGGCCGCAGGATACCAACCCGTCCGACCAGGCGCTGGAAGCGCTGTTCGGCGGCACCGCGGCGCGCAGCCCGGCCGAGACCGCGACGCTCGATCAGGCCGGTGCCGCGAGCGCCGATGCCGGCGTGCGCAGCAATGCCGGCAGCCCGTCGACCACGGTGGTCGACAAGGGCAAGACCACGCAGGACATCCTCAAGTCGCCCCAGGGCGACAACAAGGATGCGAGCGCCACGACGCCGCAGTGATCGATCGCCTCTTGGCGTGAAAAGAAAAGCGCCGGTCCGCATCCCGCGGGCCGGCGCTTTTGCTTTGTCGGACGGAGCGCCCGGGAGCCGTCAGGGGCGGCCCCCCGCCGCCCCCCTTTGCGCGATCAGAAGCTGACGCCGATCGATCCGATCACGCTGGCCTTTGCCGCGTCCTTGCCGCTGGGCGTGGGGAAGGCGGCGTCGGTATCCACATAGGCGACGCCGAAGGTCAGCGCCTTGTAGGTAAAGGCCGCGCCCAGGCTCCAGTCGGAATATTCCTTGCCGATCGCCAGCCAGTCCGGGCCGAAGGTGTGGCCGAGATGGCCGGTGAGGCTGATCGGCGTGTGCGGCACCGCGGCGGAGAGATCGCCGGCCAGATAGAGATTGTCCTGCTTCGGGAGCGTGCCCCCTTGGCCTTGGTCGAGCTCGAGCGCCTTCTGCTTCGGCGCGTAATTGGCGGTCGCCTTGGCCGTCACCGGACCGATCGCATAGGACACCGAGACATAGGGCTCGATGAAGTCCGAGGACGACTTGTCGGTGCTCTTGTTGCGGGTGCCGGGATAGACATAATAGAGCGCGCCGACATCGAGCGTCACACCGTTCTTGAACGCATGCTTGTAGCCGGCGATCAGGTCGATTTCCTGGTGCGCGGTGCCGTGCGCGGTGACGTAGTTGTCGACCGAAGACCCCCAGAAGCTCACGTAGAAGCCCGAGGCGTGGCTGATCGTGGCGCCGCCCTGCACGGCGAAATTGCCGTCGGTCTGCGAGATGCCGCGAAACTTGTAATCGCTGATCAGCGTCGCGCTGCCGTTGATCGTGATGGCCGGCGCCGGGGCCGGAGCAGCCTCTTGCGCCAGCGCAGGGGCGGTGGTGGCGAGCAGCAGCGCGCCGAGGCTGATCGAGGTGAAGCGCATGGAATCCCTTTCAAGTGCAAATAAAGGGTTCCTGCCTGCTGCCACCGGCATCGCATGGGATCGGGCTCTGCGGCCCCGCGACTTCCGGTTTGCAACAAAACATTGCCGGAAGCCGGGGGGTGAACGCAACCTTCTTCGGGAACGCCGCCCGAGTTTGTAATGTAGTGTTGCTGCAGCGCCACATTGAGTCCCGCCGCCGCGGCGGCAGCGTGGCGCGCAATCAGGCCAGTTCGAAGATCGCGTCGACTTCGACGGCGGCGCCGAGCGGCAACGCCGCGACGCCGACCGCGCTGCGCGCATGACGGCCCGACTCGCCGAACAGCGCCTGCATCAGTTCCGACGCGCCATTCGCAACCTTGGGCTGATCGGTGAAATCGACGGTGGAGTTGACGAACACGCCCAGCTTCACCACCCGCTTCACGCGCGACAGATCGCCGTCCAGCGCCTTCTTGATCTGCGCGACGAGCATCAGGCCGCAGCGCTGCGCCGCTTCGGTGCCAAAGGCGATGTCGCGGTCTTCACCGAGACGGCCGGTCATCAGCGCGCCGTCCTTGAACGGCAGCTGGCCGGAGACGTGGAGCAGCCCGCCGGCCTCGACGACCGGAACATAGGCGGCGACGGGAGCGGCGGCCTCGGGCAGGGCGAGGCCAAGCTCGGCGAGCTTGCGATCGATAGCAGTGGTCATGCCCGATCCCAACCACCGGGTGCGGGCAGGGTCAAGGGGCGGACTCAGGCCCGGGCGAAGCGCTCCAGGATCCAGCGCTCTGCCTCGCGCCAGTCGTCGATCCGGGCATGGGCATGCGGGGCGGGCGGTACCTTGGGCGCAAGGCTCGGCTCGGCCACCATGTGCAGCCGGAACACGTCGGGCGCATGTTTGGCGACCGATTCGTGATGCACGGCGAGATCGTCGACGAATACCGCTACCGGCGCGCCGTGCTCCGCCACCAACCTCGCGACCGGGCCCCCCTTGCCGCCCTGGTTGCACTCCACCCGGTGGACGATGCCGTGATTCGCCAGCTGGGTGATGCGATGATCGCGGCAATGGTCCTGCAGGTTCGTGAGCACGATGATATCGGCAATTTCGGCAATGCGGCCCAGCGCCGCGCGGGCATGCGGGACGAGCGTCTGGCGTTCCATTTCGGCGGGGAAAAAGCCGTCGAGCAATGCCCACATTTCCTGGGCCTCCAACGTGCTGCCGTCGCCGCGACGGCGCATCGACTCGGCAAAGTCGCTGCCGTTGAGCGCAAAATCGATGTCGTGCGTGTCACCCAGCCATTCGCCGAAATGGCGCACCATGTGCAACAGCACCTCGTCGCAATCGGTGATCAGAAGCGGTTTCATGCCTGTTCCAGCGTTTGACGTGCGGCGACCAGCGCGGCCGGGGGTAGATCAAGCGCATCGGCGCAGGCGATCAGATCGGGCTCGTAGGATTCGAGAAAGCCCAGCGTCGCAGCGAGTAGCGCAGGCTCACCAGCGCGGGCGCGCAGCGTGGCGGGATCGAGGCCGGTCAGGTCCAGCAGGCGATTCGCCCGACCCGATTCGCCGAGCACCCAGACAAGCGCCTGTAGTGCTATCATTTCCGGATTTGTCACTGCGTCCGCCATGGCCTAACACCCCCGGAAAGTAGAGGGTAGCGCGTGCCAAAAAGAGTACTCGTTGTCGAGGACAACGAATTGAACCTGAAGCTGTTCTGCGACCTGTTGCGGGCGCACGGCTATGAGGCCGAGCCGGTCCGCGACGGGCGCGAGGCCGTGCCCGCGGCACGTCGTTTCCGGCCCGATCTGGTGATCATGGACGTGCAGTTGCCGCACGTCACCGGCTTCGAGCTGATCCGCCAGATGCAGATGGACGCAGCGCTTGGCCGCATCCCGATCATGGCGGTGACCGCCTATTCGAGCCATGAGGACGAGGAGCGGATTCGCGCTGCCGGCGCGCGCTCCTATGTCGCCAAGCCGATCTCGCTTGCGCGATTCGTCGACCAGGTCGAGAAGCTGATGGCGACGGTGGGGGATGCCGATGCAGCGAAAACGCCGGACCCCCGCGAGGATCCGGCGCGATAAGATCGAACCGTGCGGGCGCGGATATCGCGCCCGGCAGGATTACTTGATCTTCGCTTCCTTGAAGTCGACATGCTTGCGCACGACCGGGTCGTACTTGCGGAAGCTCAGCTTCTCGGTCTGCGTGCGCGGATTCTTCTTGGTGACATAGAAGAAGCCCGTATCCGCCGTGCTGACGAGCTTGATCTTTACGGTGGTCGGCTTTGCCATGACCCGGAACCCTTGATTCGTGCGAAAAGAAAAGAGCGGCGCGCTTGTGAGCACACCGCTGACAGGCGAAGGCGGATGCGCGAATCACACGGAAAAGTCAAGCATCGTGCGATGCACTGCATCGATGAGGCTGATCGAGATAATGCGAGCGTATGGCTGGCTGCGCGCGGGAACCCGATCCACTATGTCGATCGTTATCGGCACGAATCGACTTTTCCAGGAAGGACACCCATGGCTGAAAATCCCGCCCTCGCAACGCCGACCGATCTCAACCGGAACGACACGAAGAGCGTCGCGGAAGCCCTGAACAGCGCGCTTGCCGATTGCTTCACCCTCTATTTCAAGACCAAGAACTTCCACTGGCACGTCTCGGGGCCGCATTTCCGGGACTACCACCTGCTCCTCGACGATCAGGCCGCGCAGATCCTGGGCGTGACCGACGCGATCGCCGAGCGCGTGCGCAAGACCGGCAACACCACGCTGCGCTCGATCGGCGACATCGCGCGTCGCCAGACGATTTCGGACAATGATGCGGAATTCGTGGCGCCGGGCGACATGCTCGCCGAATTGCGCGACGACAATCTCAAGCTGGTCGAGAGCTTCCGTGCGGTGAAGGAAGCCGCCGAGGATGCCAAGGATAATGCCACCAGCGGCATTGTCGACGAGTGGACCGACCAGGCCGAAGAGCGTGCCTGGTTCCTGTTCGAGGCCAGCCGCAAGGGCTGAGCCGAAGCCGGCCGGCGCGTGCCCCTCAGGCCGCGTCGGCCGTTTGCCGCGTTACTTGATCGCGGCCAGGTCGGTCTCGACCTTCTTCAGCATGTCATCGGTCAGCGCGCCGTTCGAGAAGGGCTGCACCGCGCGCAGGCTCATTGCCTTGAACTGGTCCAGCGCCGGGTGCGACGACAGGCCGGGAATATCCGCATCCAGCACCGCCTTGGCCTTCTCGTCGGCGATCAGGGATTCGATCGGCGTGTCGAGGCTGAACTTGGCGGCGGACGCAGCCGCAGGGGCAGTCGGCGCCGCGGCGGGGGTCTGCTGCGCCATCGCGGCGGGGCTGATCACGGCCGCGGCGAGCGCGCAGGCGACAAGAAGCTTCATTGGAAAGGCTCTCCCTCATCGGGCGCACGACCGCGCCCGCAAGGAAACGCTATCCACGAAATGCGGCAGCTTTGCGAATCGTTCAGCGGCCGGGGCCGTCCAGGGTCAGCAGCCACATATCGGGTACCGCGCCGATGCGGAGCGGGACACCGCTGGTGCCGATGCCTGCGGTAACCAGCACGTCGCGGCCGGGTTCGCGAATTAGCCCACAGGCGTAGCGGCGGCCGTAGCGCGACGCCGTCTTGATCGGCCCGAGGAGCGGCGGGGCTATCTGCCCGCAATGGGTGTGGCCGGCGAGCACCAGCGGCAGATCGGGCGGCAGCATCGGCGCGACATCGGGCGTATGGCTCAGCACCAGTACGGGGCCGGGTAGGGCGTAGGCGGCGCGGATCAGGCGACTCGGCCGGAACTTGCCGTGATAGAGATCGTCGGCCCCCGCGATCGTCAGTGCGCCGCGCCGTACCGCCTGGTTGCGCAGCACGGTGATGCCGGCGGCCGCAAGGCGGGGCGGCAGATCGGTGGCGCCGGCATCCGAATAGTCATGGTTGCCAAGCACGGCGATCGTTCCGTACCGCGCACGCAAGCCGGCGAGCGGTGCGCTCGCCTCGGCAGCATCGTAGAGGCGGGTCGAAAGCGTACGTTCCTGCTCGATATCGCCGGCGATCAGCACGAGGTCGGGGTGGAGCGCATTTACCTGCGCCACGATCCGGGCGATGCGGGCGGGGGGCGTATCGGGGCCGGCGACGTGCAGGTCGCTGAGCAGCACCACCCGCATCGGCGCGGCGCCGGCGGGCCAGTTGCGCAGGTGCACGGCGAGACGGCGGACCACCGGATCGCGCGTGGCCGTCGCGTAGCCAAGAGCGAGAATTCCGATCCCGAGGATCACGAGCAGAAGGAAGAGACGCTTCATCACCTTGACCCCTAGCGCGAGCGCGCCTTCGCGACCATCTCCTTGGGCATGCGCGCTTTCGCCGACCTGCTCGACCGGCTGATCTACACGCGGTCGAGGAATGCCAAGCTTCGCCTGATCGGCGAGTATCTGCGCGCCACGCCGGATCCCGATCGCGGCTGGGCGATGGCGGCGCTGACCGGAACGCTCGATCTTCCCGCGGTCAAACCGGCGCTGCTGCGGGCAATGATCGAGTCGCGAGTCGATCCCGTGCTCTACGGGATGAGTCGCGATTTCGTCGGCGATTCGGCGGAAACCATCGCGCTGCTATGGCCGGAGCCGCGGACGCCCCCGCCCGAATCGGCGCCCCTCACCTTGGCGAAGGTGGTCGATACGCTCGGCGCGCTGTCGCGTTCGGACGCGCCCGAGGTTCTGGCGGCGATGCTCGATCGGCTTGAGGCCGATGAGCGGTACGCGCTGCTCAAGCTGGCGACGGGCGCGCTACGCGTCGGCATCTCGGCACGGCTCGCCAAGACCGCGCTTGCCCAGGCCTTCGGACTCGATGTCGATGCGGTGGAGGAGGTGTGGCACGGGCTCCACCCGCCCTATGGCCTGCTGTTCGATTGGGCCGAGGGCCGGGCCGAGCAGCCCCGCGCTGAGGATGTGCCGGTGTTTCGGCCGTTCATGCTCGCGCATCCGTTGGAGGAAACGCGGCTAAGCCTCGCCGACTATGCCGCGGAGTGGAAATGGGACGGCATCCGTGTCCAGCTCGTCCACGCCGGCGGCGAGACGCGGCTGTACAGCCGGGCAGGAGACGACATCACCCGCAGCTTTCCGGAAGTAGCGGCGGCCTTCACCACGTCGGGCGTGCTCGACGGCGAACTGCTGGTTCGTGGTGAGGTGCAGGGCGGCGAGGCGGGTAGCTTCAACGCGCTGCAGCAGCGGCTGGGGCGCAAGCTGGTCTCGGCCAAGACACTCGCGGAATTTCCCGCGTTCGTCCGCCTCTACGACATCCTCTTTGACGGGGGCGACGATCTGCGCGAGCGCACCTGGCAGGAACGCCGAACCCGCCTGGAAGCGTTCGTGCCGCGACTGGATCCCGCGCGATTCGACCTGTCCGCCGTGATCGACGCCGCTGACTTCGCCGCGCTGGAGGAAATTCGCGCGGGCGCCCGGGATGCCGCAATCGAAGGCGTGATGCTCAAGCGGCGCGACTCGCCGTACGTGGCGGGGAGACGCGTGGGGCTGTGGTACAAGTGGAAGCGCGATCCGCTCACCGCCGACTGCGTGTTGATGTATGCGCAGCGTGGCTCCGGCAAGCGCAGCAGCTTCTATTCGGACTTTACCTTTGGCGCCTGGACCGAGAACGGCGAGTTGCTCCCCGTCGGCAAGGCCTATTTCGGCTTTACCGACGAGGAGCTGAAATGGCTCGATCGGCATGTCCGCACGCATACGGTGAACCGCTTTGGCCCGGTGCGCGAGACGGACAAGTCGCTGGTGCTG
Protein-coding regions in this window:
- the rpmG gene encoding 50S ribosomal protein L33, coding for MAKPTTVKIKLVSTADTGFFYVTKKNPRTQTEKLSFRKYDPVVRKHVDFKEAKIK
- a CDS encoding RidA family protein, with translation MTTAIDRKLAELGLALPEAAAPVAAYVPVVEAGGLLHVSGQLPFKDGALMTGRLGEDRDIAFGTEAAQRCGLMLVAQIKKALDGDLSRVKRVVKLGVFVNSTVDFTDQPKVANGASELMQALFGESGRHARSAVGVAALPLGAAVEVDAIFELA
- a CDS encoding Dps family protein, with translation MAENPALATPTDLNRNDTKSVAEALNSALADCFTLYFKTKNFHWHVSGPHFRDYHLLLDDQAAQILGVTDAIAERVRKTGNTTLRSIGDIARRQTISDNDAEFVAPGDMLAELRDDNLKLVESFRAVKEAAEDAKDNATSGIVDEWTDQAEERAWFLFEASRKG
- a CDS encoding metallophosphoesterase, with protein sequence MKRLFLLLVILGIGILALGYATATRDPVVRRLAVHLRNWPAGAAPMRVVLLSDLHVAGPDTPPARIARIVAQVNALHPDLVLIAGDIEQERTLSTRLYDAAEASAPLAGLRARYGTIAVLGNHDYSDAGATDLPPRLAAAGITVLRNQAVRRGALTIAGADDLYHGKFRPSRLIRAAYALPGPVLVLSHTPDVAPMLPPDLPLVLAGHTHCGQIAPPLLGPIKTASRYGRRYACGLIREPGRDVLVTAGIGTSGVPLRIGAVPDMWLLTLDGPGR
- the ileS gene encoding isoleucine--tRNA ligase, producing MTDATDTQRDWRDTVFLPKTDFPMKAGLAAKEPAILERWAKISLYSKLREARAGRERFLLHDGPPYANGDIHMGHALNKILKDIVVRSQSLMGKDAPYVPGWDCHGLPIEWKVEEAYRAKKLNKDEVDPVAFRAECRAYAEKWVAVQRGQFERLGILGDWDDPYLTMKFDAEARIAAELLKFAESGQLYRGAKPVMWSPVEKTALAEAEVEYEDITSTQIDVAFEIIEAPNAPELVGAHAVIWTTTPWTIPVNQALAYGEGIEYVVGLLFEGEAGYVTPGQEIPLIRERGLYIVAADLKEKFEERIGRTLHERGRIKGSDLAGAVARHPMHALGGFFAKPRPFLPGDFVTTDAGTGLVHMAPDHGEDDFLLCKAHGIDPVFAVDGAGMYRADWLWLGGQGSVINKKFVSAEGPICSDLRAAGALLAASDDFQHSYPHSWRSKAKIIFRATPQWFIPMDRSANSDLPGAGRSAESGAQGAPSGGNAPTLREIALDSIERTRWVPERSINRIRAMVEGRPDWVISRQRAWGVPIALYVNRATGDYLRDPAVNARILDAFRAGGADAWFQADHQALLGPDYRAEDYEVVTDILDVWFDSGSTHSFVIEARYGEGVRANLYLEGSDQHRGWFQSSLLESSGTRGRAPYDAVLTHGFALDGQGKKMSKSLGNVVDPLKIIGESGADILRLWVAQTDYFDDVRIGKEVLAGTGDAYRKIRNTFRYLLGALDGFGEAEKVAVADMPELERYVLHKLAALDAELRSAAEAFEFNRYARALGDFMNEDLSAFFFDIRKDCLYCDAESDPKRRAYRTVLDVLFHALVRYAAPILAFTAEEVWQSRYPSEDGSVHELEWPVLPEGTSVEHDWTAIRALRQTVTEAIEPYRREKKVRSSLEAEVTVPTLPMPAEELTELFIVAKVESGADVMVTPTDRHKCGRCWRHLPEVTQDGALCDRCEKVVSE
- a CDS encoding HAD family hydrolase is translated as MKPLLITDCDEVLLHMVRHFGEWLGDTHDIDFALNGSDFAESMRRRGDGSTLEAQEMWALLDGFFPAEMERQTLVPHARAALGRIAEIADIIVLTNLQDHCRDHRITQLANHGIVHRVECNQGGKGGPVARLVAEHGAPVAVFVDDLAVHHESVAKHAPDVFRLHMVAEPSLAPKVPPAPHAHARIDDWREAERWILERFARA
- a CDS encoding TorF family putative porin; amino-acid sequence: MRFTSISLGALLLATTAPALAQEAAPAPAPAITINGSATLISDYKFRGISQTDGNFAVQGGATISHASGFYVSFWGSSVDNYVTAHGTAHQEIDLIAGYKHAFKNGVTLDVGALYYVYPGTRNKSTDKSSSDFIEPYVSVSYAIGPVTAKATANYAPKQKALELDQGQGGTLPKQDNLYLAGDLSAAVPHTPISLTGHLGHTFGPDWLAIGKEYSDWSLGAAFTYKALTFGVAYVDTDAAFPTPSGKDAAKASVIGSIGVSF
- the lspA gene encoding signal peptidase II; the protein is MKSVRIFGFAAALGVFLLDQLTKYIVTGPLGLVVQNDSMTLAPIFDLRFVKNIGVSLGLLSANSPTTRWLLVLMTACIAIGVCVWMLREKKTGDVVALGLVLGGACGNILDRSRLGYVVDFADLHFGEWRPFLVFNVADAAITIGVVILLLRALLVRDKNPKSPAPVEKKFNA
- a CDS encoding response regulator → MPKRVLVVEDNELNLKLFCDLLRAHGYEAEPVRDGREAVPAARRFRPDLVIMDVQLPHVTGFELIRQMQMDAALGRIPIMAVTAYSSHEDEERIRAAGARSYVAKPISLARFVDQVEKLMATVGDADAAKTPDPREDPAR
- a CDS encoding cisplatin damage response ATP-dependent DNA ligase, producing MRAFADLLDRLIYTRSRNAKLRLIGEYLRATPDPDRGWAMAALTGTLDLPAVKPALLRAMIESRVDPVLYGMSRDFVGDSAETIALLWPEPRTPPPESAPLTLAKVVDTLGALSRSDAPEVLAAMLDRLEADERYALLKLATGALRVGISARLAKTALAQAFGLDVDAVEEVWHGLHPPYGLLFDWAEGRAEQPRAEDVPVFRPFMLAHPLEETRLSLADYAAEWKWDGIRVQLVHAGGETRLYSRAGDDITRSFPEVAAAFTTSGVLDGELLVRGEVQGGEAGSFNALQQRLGRKLVSAKTLAEFPAFVRLYDILFDGGDDLRERTWQERRTRLEAFVPRLDPARFDLSAVIDAADFAALEEIRAGARDAAIEGVMLKRRDSPYVAGRRVGLWYKWKRDPLTADCVLMYAQRGSGKRSSFYSDFTFGAWTENGELLPVGKAYFGFTDEELKWLDRHVRTHTVNRFGPVRETDKSLVLEVAFDSIHESKRHKSGLAMRFPRIARIRTDKPVAEADTIAGLRRLVT
- a CDS encoding DUF3035 domain-containing protein — encoded protein: MRKLILVATGVALVASLSGCGKKGYDRARPDEFAVARQAPLVIPPDFSLRPPQPGAARPQDTNPSDQALEALFGGTAARSPAETATLDQAGAASADAGVRSNAGSPSTTVVDKGKTTQDILKSPQGDNKDASATTPQ
- a CDS encoding class I SAM-dependent methyltransferase, which gives rise to MTLARPLLLGATLLLLAACDGSPRGPGNQSHESSITGFPAADRPVATIVSSRWSNEEERDRLNEAGTVMNLAGIKPGMTVADIGAGEGYYTIRLGQRVGAKGRVVAEDIVPDYISALATRVVREKLDNVSVRLGLPADPRLPENSFDRVLMVHMYHEIESPYEFLWRLRPSLAPGGQVVVVDADRQTENHGTPPALLKCEFAAVGYAQVSMRPMPSAGGYMAVFEAQGGRPEPEAIRACKSGAHAKAVTPKPNGAHE
- a CDS encoding DUF3572 domain-containing protein — protein: MIALQALVWVLGESGRANRLLDLTGLDPATLRARAGEPALLAATLGFLESYEPDLIACADALDLPPAALVAARQTLEQA